The Dioscorea cayenensis subsp. rotundata cultivar TDr96_F1 chromosome 21, TDr96_F1_v2_PseudoChromosome.rev07_lg8_w22 25.fasta, whole genome shotgun sequence genome includes a region encoding these proteins:
- the LOC120252515 gene encoding uncharacterized protein LOC120252515 — MVDDCKLSEIPSIMPRSPPPRRSLPVPAKRQPTKKTRDLPDIFYCHGCGNRFPSDGHIDRLHPLPSQWRVVLLCRSCLGIVNSGSCCSYCFSPFSPSELEDCIETRTCRRCRCRVHLTCVPHQRSFVSQGELDPDSFTCIDCCAVPKFKFRNPRVGPSDQIFSRLSLEDLVKNAEKKAEAAVKAKDIALKKAVAAKCAAEKAKNALGVLLVSNGTRETVKDGALNDEELALRLHLAMNGSQRLSRNLRPRNSRVLLDAKRSRHGKDSESGSNRFGGKVELCTEDNKFFESMENSRLDSEKREQEVVSEGSENNTVAMVKVDEETCSDIVNTDVKLLEQKCVLASPESDARVGENSAVSLRIERSSSPQRYMKKYSKRNLKGTIDRKEKLALLF, encoded by the coding sequence ATGGTGGACGATTGTAAATTGTCTGAAATCCCCTCGATAATGCCCCGATCTCCTCCTCCTCGGCGCTCTCTTCCAGTTCCAGCCAAGCGCCAACCTACGAAGAAGACGAGAGACCTGCCGGACATCTTCTATTGCCATGGCTGCGGCAATCGCTTCCCCTCCGACGGTCATATCGACCGGCTCCATCCTCTTCCCAGCCAGTGGCGCGTTGTCCTACTCTGCCGCTCCTGCCTCGGTATCGTTAACTCAGGGTCTTGCTGCTCCTACTGCTTTTCCCCTTTTTCTCCATCGGAGCTTGAGGATTGTATTGAAACTCGTACATGCCGACGGTGCCGGTGCCGAGTGCACCTGACTTGCGTGCCGCATCAGCGGAGCTTCGTTTCACAAGGGGAACTCGATCCGGACTCCTTCACCTGCATTGATTGCTGTGCTGTCCCCAAATTTAAGTTTCGGAACCCTAGAGTCGGCCCTAGTGATCAAATTTTTTCAAGGCTTTCACTAGAGGATCTGGTGAAGAATGCAGAGAAGAAGGCTGAGGCTGCAGTGAAAGCAAAGGACATAGCTTTGAAGAAGGCCGTGGCTGCTAAATGTGCTGCTGAAAAGGCCAAGAATGCTTTGGGTGTTCTTTTGGTGTCTAATGGAACCCGAGAAACAGTAAAAGATGGTGCTTTGAATGATGAGGAGCTTGCTCTGCGGCTACATTTGGCCATGAATGGATCACAGAGGTTGTCGAGAAATCTTAGACCTAGGAATTCTAGGGTCTTGTTGGATGCCAAGAGATCTCGGCATGGCAAAGATTCAGAGTCAGGGAGCAATAGATTTGGTGGCAAAGTTGAACTTTGCACTGAAGATAACAAATTTTTTGAATCCATGGAGAATTCTAGGTTGGATTCTGAGAAGAGAGAGCAGGAAGTTGTTTCTGAGGGCAGTGAAAACAATACAGTGGCCATGGTGAAGGTAGATGAAGAGACTTGTTCTGATATAGTTAATACTGATGTGAAACTGCTTGAGCAGAAATGTGTTTTGGCTTCCCCTGAAAGTGATGCTCGTGTTGGAGAAAATTCTGCTGTGTCCTTGAGAATAGAGAGGTCTAGCAGTCCTCAACGTTATATGAAGAAGTATAGTAAGAGGAATTTGAAAGGAACTATAGACAGGAAAGAGAAGCTAGCCCTGCTGTTCTGA